A region from the Paraburkholderia youngii genome encodes:
- a CDS encoding ABC transporter ATP-binding protein — MVAASLSHTSHAKQGARIDVRNVTHRFALRGEALPVLDDISLTIEPGEFVALLGPSGCGKSTLLRLVAGLDAPAQGVIHADGETVTGPDPSRVVVFQDPTLFPWRTVRDNVALGPQAQRAQRDAAKRIDAALELVGLSAFAKAFPHQLSGGMAQRAALARALVNDPQLLVLDEPFGKLDSLTRIRMQSELVRLWQAENFSMLLVTHDVEEALYVANRVIVLSERPARIVSQVRNDAPYPRHRDDPDLVRLRREVLGLLGLDT; from the coding sequence ATGGTAGCCGCTTCTTTGTCTCACACGTCTCACGCGAAGCAGGGCGCGCGCATCGACGTGCGCAACGTCACACATCGGTTTGCGCTGCGCGGTGAAGCGCTGCCCGTGCTCGACGACATCAGTCTGACAATCGAACCCGGCGAATTTGTCGCGCTGCTCGGACCGAGCGGTTGCGGGAAGTCCACCTTGCTGCGGCTCGTGGCGGGTCTCGATGCACCCGCGCAAGGCGTCATTCATGCGGACGGTGAAACCGTCACAGGACCCGATCCGTCGCGTGTGGTCGTGTTCCAGGACCCGACGCTGTTTCCGTGGCGCACGGTGCGCGACAACGTGGCGCTCGGTCCGCAGGCTCAGCGTGCGCAGCGCGATGCGGCAAAGCGTATCGATGCCGCGCTCGAACTCGTGGGCCTGTCGGCGTTCGCGAAAGCCTTTCCGCATCAGCTCTCGGGAGGGATGGCGCAGCGCGCGGCGCTCGCGCGCGCTCTCGTCAACGATCCGCAACTTCTCGTGCTCGACGAACCGTTCGGCAAGCTCGACTCGTTGACGCGCATCCGGATGCAGTCCGAGTTGGTACGTCTCTGGCAGGCCGAAAACTTTTCGATGCTGCTCGTCACGCACGACGTCGAAGAAGCGCTGTATGTCGCGAACCGGGTGATCGTGCTGAGCGAACGCCCGGCGCGCATCGTCTCGCAAGTGCGCAACGACGCGCCGTATCCGCGCCATCGCGACGACCCCGATCTCGTCAGGTTGCGCCGCGAAGTGCTGGGGCTGCTCGGCCTCGACACCTGA
- the selA gene encoding L-seryl-tRNA(Sec) selenium transferase translates to MSDVSGSELRALMARVPSVDKVMASAEFAPLIGEYGRTQVLDALRDAFDAWRINAQSGDAAANPAVSALETPQLHATVAAALLARNASRLRSVFNLTGTVLHTNLGRALLPDESVRAVMTALTQPANLEFDLATGMRGDRDDLIDDLICELTGAEAATIVNNNAAAVLLTLSALAAKKEVVVSRGELVEIGGAFRIPDIMSRAGAKLREVGTTNRTHLKDYEQAINARTALLMKVHASNYAISGFTKEVGIDEIAPLAHARGLAVAVDLGSGTLVDLAEWGLPREPTVRETVAAGADVVTFSGDKLLGGPQAGLIVGRRDLIAQIKKHPLKRALRVGKLTLAALEPVLRLYRAPEKLAERLTTLRLLTRPAEDIHAAAQRVLPALQQAIGARYTVAAEPMFSQIGSGALPVDVLPSHGLVIRMTDGKRGGRHLLALEKQLREMARPVIGRIADDALRLDLRCLEAADEAQLIAQLIAQPKSN, encoded by the coding sequence GTGAGCGATGTGAGCGGCTCGGAATTGCGCGCGCTGATGGCGCGCGTGCCATCGGTGGACAAGGTGATGGCGTCGGCCGAATTCGCGCCGCTGATCGGCGAATACGGCCGCACTCAGGTGCTCGATGCGTTGCGCGACGCGTTCGACGCGTGGCGTATCAACGCGCAATCGGGCGATGCGGCGGCCAACCCGGCGGTGAGCGCGCTCGAAACCCCGCAGCTGCATGCGACGGTCGCTGCGGCGCTGCTCGCGCGCAACGCGTCGCGGCTGCGCAGTGTGTTCAATCTGACCGGCACTGTATTGCACACGAACCTCGGCCGCGCGCTGCTGCCCGACGAGTCGGTGCGCGCCGTGATGACCGCGCTCACGCAACCGGCTAACCTCGAGTTCGATCTCGCCACCGGCATGCGCGGTGATCGCGACGACCTGATCGACGATCTGATCTGCGAGCTCACCGGCGCCGAGGCGGCAACCATCGTCAACAACAACGCGGCCGCGGTGCTGCTCACGCTGTCCGCGCTCGCGGCGAAGAAGGAAGTGGTGGTGTCGCGCGGCGAGCTCGTCGAAATCGGCGGCGCGTTTCGCATTCCCGACATCATGAGCCGCGCGGGCGCGAAGCTGCGCGAAGTAGGCACGACGAACCGCACCCATCTGAAGGACTATGAACAGGCAATCAACGCGCGCACCGCGCTGCTGATGAAAGTCCACGCGAGCAACTATGCGATCAGCGGCTTCACGAAGGAAGTCGGTATCGACGAGATCGCGCCGCTCGCGCACGCGCGCGGGCTCGCGGTCGCCGTCGATCTCGGCAGCGGCACGCTGGTCGATCTCGCCGAATGGGGCTTGCCGCGCGAGCCGACGGTGCGCGAGACCGTCGCGGCCGGCGCCGATGTCGTCACCTTCAGCGGCGACAAACTGCTCGGCGGACCGCAGGCCGGGTTGATCGTCGGGCGGCGCGATCTGATCGCTCAGATCAAGAAGCATCCGCTGAAGCGCGCACTGCGCGTCGGCAAGCTGACGCTCGCGGCGTTGGAGCCTGTGCTGCGGCTGTATCGCGCGCCCGAGAAGTTGGCGGAGCGGCTGACCACGCTACGGCTCCTCACGCGTCCCGCCGAGGACATTCACGCTGCCGCGCAGCGCGTGCTACCGGCGCTGCAGCAGGCGATCGGCGCGCGCTACACCGTGGCGGCGGAACCGATGTTCAGCCAGATCGGCAGTGGTGCATTGCCAGTCGACGTGCTGCCGAGCCACGGCCTCGTCATCAGGATGACCGACGGCAAGCGCGGCGGCCGTCATCTGCTCGCGCTCGAAAAGCAGTTGCGCGAGATGGCGCGGCCGGTGATCGGCCGGATCGCGGACGACGCGTTGCGGCTCGATCTGCGCTGCCTCGAAGCCGCCGACGAAGCGCAATTGATCGCACAGCTAATCGCGCAACCGAAAAGCAACTGA
- a CDS encoding ABC transporter substrate-binding protein codes for MTASVPTSLSTSVHSRRRVLRSLAAAPLAMASALTGARNARAADDVTIVLGDQAAGTRALVEAAKVLDGAPYAFRWANFQGAAPLFEAQRAGSVDLAPAGDLPVLAAAVGDPTLKIVATRIGSGAQLGILVAPKSTIRTIADLKGRTVFVSSARGSISQFQLYGALAEAGLTKDDVTVRFILPVDAFAAFASGAIEVWATFDPYYGIAVQRGGRILRDGSGINSGLGFITASGASLADPRKRAAIADVLVRYQRAGDWALANPDAYAQIYATLTRSPLDAARQITQRASLKQHFVTDADIAALQKVADRAHQDAILPRRIDVRAISETHLASA; via the coding sequence ATGACCGCCTCTGTTCCAACGTCTTTATCAACGTCGGTGCACTCGCGCCGACGTGTGCTGCGTTCGCTTGCCGCCGCGCCGCTTGCAATGGCGAGTGCGTTGACAGGCGCACGTAACGCCCGTGCGGCAGACGATGTAACCATCGTGCTCGGCGATCAGGCGGCCGGCACGCGCGCGCTCGTCGAAGCGGCGAAGGTACTCGACGGTGCGCCCTACGCGTTCCGATGGGCCAACTTCCAGGGCGCCGCGCCGTTGTTCGAAGCGCAGCGCGCGGGCTCCGTCGATCTCGCGCCAGCGGGCGACCTGCCAGTGCTGGCGGCTGCCGTCGGCGACCCGACGCTGAAGATCGTGGCGACGCGCATCGGTTCGGGCGCTCAACTCGGCATTCTGGTGGCACCGAAATCGACCATCCGCACCATCGCGGATCTGAAAGGCCGCACGGTGTTCGTTTCGTCGGCACGCGGCAGCATTTCGCAGTTTCAGCTATACGGTGCACTCGCGGAAGCCGGACTCACGAAAGACGACGTGACGGTGCGCTTCATCCTACCCGTAGATGCATTTGCGGCCTTCGCATCCGGCGCGATCGAAGTGTGGGCGACCTTTGATCCGTACTACGGCATCGCTGTGCAACGTGGCGGCCGCATCCTGCGCGACGGCTCGGGCATCAATAGCGGATTGGGCTTTATCACCGCTTCGGGCGCATCGCTGGCTGATCCGCGCAAGCGTGCCGCTATCGCTGACGTGCTCGTTCGCTATCAACGTGCGGGCGACTGGGCGCTCGCGAATCCCGACGCCTACGCGCAAATCTACGCGACGCTCACACGCTCGCCGCTCGATGCCGCCAGGCAGATCACGCAGCGCGCGTCGCTCAAGCAGCATTTCGTCACCGACGCCGATATCGCAGCACTGCAAAAAGTCGCGGATCGTGCGCATCAGGATGCGATCCTGCCGCGCCGCATCGACGTGCGCGCGATCTCGGAGACGCATCTTGCCAGCGCATAA
- the selB gene encoding selenocysteine-specific translation elongation factor has product MIVGTAGHIDHGKTSLVKALTGVDTDRLKEEKARGISIELGYAYVPLENGDVLGLIDVPGHEKLVHTMTAGASGIDFALLVIAADDGVMPQTREHLAIVELLGIRRGAIALTKVDRVDEERLREVHDEVSAFVGKSVLRDAPVFDTCATRAGDAGVAALNAHLREQAATWRMKRDDGLFRLAVDRVFTLAGQGTIVTGTVVAGSVSVGDTMLLAPKNQPVRVRSIHAQNRPAETGRAGQRCALNLAGIDRSAIERGDWIVDPQLSQASERIDVMLALLADAPHPLEHWTPLHVHLGTQHQVAHVALLEGDTLAPGQRARVQLVFERPLCAVPGDRFVVRNAQANRTVGGGHVLDPFAPARKRRSAERFDWFDAIQTLLDTGSLDALFARAPHGLSRALLERLTGMPAAALALPAGTRTIELPGHDALLLADAAWHALAGRVTSALAQYHERSPDELGPDVSRLRRIAAPLVDDALWRALVDDAGARGELIRRGPWLHLPGHTVTLDAADQALAATLLPEIEAGRFDPPWVRELANGHGVPEERVRQLLRKLARQGELFQVVHDLFYHQQVIRELASIAATEAHKNAGTVAAAPFRDATGLGRKRAIQLLEFFDRVGYTRFHRGLHLVRTDSRWLDLR; this is encoded by the coding sequence ATGATCGTCGGTACAGCGGGGCATATCGACCACGGCAAAACCAGCCTCGTGAAGGCACTGACCGGCGTCGATACGGACCGGCTCAAGGAAGAAAAAGCGCGCGGTATTTCGATCGAGCTCGGTTACGCATACGTGCCGCTCGAGAACGGCGACGTGCTCGGTCTGATCGACGTGCCGGGCCACGAAAAGCTCGTGCATACGATGACCGCGGGCGCGAGCGGCATCGACTTCGCGCTGCTCGTGATCGCCGCCGACGACGGCGTGATGCCGCAAACGCGCGAACATCTGGCGATCGTCGAACTGCTCGGCATCCGGCGCGGTGCGATCGCGTTGACGAAAGTGGATCGCGTCGACGAGGAGCGACTGCGCGAAGTGCACGACGAAGTGAGTGCGTTCGTCGGCAAGAGCGTGCTGCGCGACGCGCCGGTATTCGATACCTGCGCGACTCGCGCGGGCGATGCGGGCGTCGCCGCGTTGAATGCGCATCTGCGCGAGCAGGCCGCCACATGGCGTATGAAGCGCGACGACGGCCTGTTCCGCCTCGCCGTCGATCGTGTGTTCACGCTCGCGGGGCAGGGCACGATCGTGACCGGGACCGTGGTGGCAGGCAGCGTGAGCGTCGGCGACACGATGCTGCTCGCGCCGAAAAATCAGCCGGTGCGCGTGCGCAGTATCCACGCGCAGAATCGCCCCGCCGAAACCGGCCGCGCCGGCCAGCGCTGCGCGCTGAATCTGGCGGGCATCGACAGGAGTGCGATCGAGCGCGGCGACTGGATCGTCGATCCGCAACTGTCGCAAGCGAGTGAGCGTATCGACGTCATGCTGGCGCTGCTCGCCGACGCGCCGCACCCGCTCGAACATTGGACGCCGCTGCACGTGCATCTCGGCACGCAGCATCAGGTTGCGCATGTCGCGCTGCTCGAAGGCGACACGCTCGCGCCCGGTCAGCGCGCGCGCGTTCAACTCGTGTTCGAGCGGCCGCTGTGCGCGGTACCGGGCGATCGCTTCGTCGTGCGTAACGCTCAGGCCAATCGCACGGTGGGCGGCGGGCATGTGCTCGATCCGTTCGCTCCGGCGCGCAAGCGGCGCTCGGCGGAACGCTTCGACTGGTTCGACGCGATACAGACGCTGCTCGACACCGGCTCACTCGATGCGCTGTTCGCGCGCGCGCCACACGGTTTGTCGCGGGCCTTGCTGGAGCGCCTGACGGGGATGCCGGCAGCCGCGCTCGCGTTGCCCGCCGGGACGCGCACGATCGAACTCCCGGGCCATGACGCACTGCTGCTCGCGGACGCGGCATGGCACGCACTGGCCGGGCGCGTGACGAGTGCGCTCGCGCAATACCACGAGCGCTCGCCGGATGAGTTGGGTCCAGACGTGTCGCGCTTGCGGCGCATCGCGGCGCCACTGGTCGACGACGCGCTGTGGCGCGCGTTGGTCGACGATGCGGGGGCGCGTGGCGAGCTGATCAGACGCGGGCCATGGCTGCATTTGCCCGGCCACACCGTGACACTCGATGCCGCCGATCAGGCGCTTGCCGCGACGCTGCTGCCCGAGATCGAGGCGGGACGTTTCGATCCGCCGTGGGTGCGCGAGCTCGCGAACGGGCACGGTGTGCCGGAGGAGCGCGTGCGTCAGTTGCTGCGCAAGCTCGCGCGTCAGGGCGAGCTGTTCCAGGTCGTGCATGACCTGTTCTATCACCAGCAGGTGATTCGCGAACTTGCGTCGATCGCGGCGACGGAGGCGCACAAGAACGCCGGCACCGTGGCGGCGGCGCCGTTTCGCGACGCGACCGGACTCGGCCGAAAACGCGCGATCCAGCTTTTGGAGTTCTTCGACCGGGTTGGGTATACTCGCTTCCACCGTGGCCTGCACCTCGTGCGCACGGATAGCCGCTGGCTCGATCTGCGTTGA
- a CDS encoding ABC transporter permease has translation MSTQTQTLELAGVAEEDKRDGREHGKRLVALVAALGWLGGAAVTRWWPALDDWPYTRELSILKLLLAALSLAIGIAGWRTSNTRSARVEAWLNGAPWLLALSIGLTAWEVVTAQLEWLPRPFFAPPQALIAVFADDLPRLAASVAHSFELLAYGYVLGALTGFVIGVSIGWSKAVGYWLHPVLRLIGPLPAAAWLPLAFFFFPSSFSASVFLIALATAFPVAVLTWSGVASVNSAFYDVARTLGAKPSFLILRVAIPAALPLVFVGLFMGLGASFAVLIVAEMMGVKAGLGWYLQWAQGWAAYPNMYAALLVMALMCSGLITLLFRVRDRLLIWQKGMLKW, from the coding sequence ATGTCCACGCAAACACAAACGCTTGAGCTTGCTGGTGTCGCAGAAGAGGACAAGCGCGACGGACGCGAGCACGGCAAACGCCTGGTCGCGTTGGTGGCCGCGCTCGGCTGGCTCGGCGGCGCGGCCGTCACACGATGGTGGCCCGCGCTTGACGACTGGCCTTATACACGCGAGCTGTCGATTCTGAAGCTGCTTTTGGCGGCATTGTCGCTTGCCATAGGCATCGCGGGTTGGCGTACGAGCAATACCCGAAGCGCGCGCGTCGAAGCATGGCTCAACGGTGCGCCGTGGCTGCTCGCGCTATCCATCGGATTGACCGCATGGGAAGTCGTCACCGCGCAACTCGAATGGCTGCCGCGGCCATTCTTTGCGCCACCTCAAGCGTTGATCGCCGTTTTTGCCGACGACCTCCCACGCCTCGCAGCGAGCGTCGCACATTCGTTCGAATTGCTCGCATATGGCTACGTGCTGGGCGCGCTGACGGGCTTCGTGATCGGCGTGAGCATCGGCTGGTCGAAGGCAGTCGGCTACTGGCTGCATCCTGTGCTGCGGCTGATCGGTCCGCTGCCGGCTGCTGCCTGGCTGCCGCTTGCGTTCTTCTTCTTTCCGTCGAGTTTCAGCGCGAGCGTGTTCCTGATCGCGCTGGCGACGGCGTTTCCCGTTGCGGTGCTCACGTGGTCGGGCGTCGCGAGCGTCAATTCCGCGTTCTACGACGTGGCGCGCACGCTCGGCGCGAAGCCGTCGTTTCTGATCCTGCGCGTCGCGATTCCCGCTGCGTTGCCGCTTGTTTTCGTCGGGCTGTTCATGGGACTTGGTGCCTCGTTCGCCGTGTTGATCGTCGCGGAGATGATGGGCGTGAAAGCGGGCCTCGGCTGGTATCTGCAATGGGCGCAGGGGTGGGCTGCCTATCCGAACATGTACGCCGCGCTGCTGGTTATGGCGTTGATGTGTTCCGGCCTGATCACCTTGCTGTTCCGCGTTCGTGACCGATTGCTCATCTGGCAAAAAGGAATGCTGAAATGGTAG
- a CDS encoding ABC transporter substrate-binding protein, whose protein sequence is MKHSGDNTPSNAARRTWLRNTAWTMGAAAVGGATFGLPGVRASADEALKPLKLSWNAGAICTAPVPVAVQQGFFRKHGLQVELINFAGSTDQLLEAIATGKSDAGVGMALRWIKPLEQGFDVKLTAGIHGGCMRLLATRASGIVDLQGLKGRTVGVSDMASPAKNFFAVSLKKIGVDPDNDVHWRQYPAPLLGEALKKGEVHAIADGDPTIWTLREADHLQEVSNNLCGEYANRVCCVLGVRGSLVRKDRATAQALTQALLEATEWTANHPAEAAAIFAPNAPGANVAQLTEMLKSHTDHHHPVGDAFKKEISLYADDLKSVGVLNSGANSDRFATRVFADVLA, encoded by the coding sequence ATGAAGCATTCAGGCGACAACACACCATCGAACGCCGCGCGCCGCACCTGGCTGCGCAACACGGCATGGACAATGGGCGCTGCGGCGGTCGGCGGCGCGACGTTCGGACTGCCCGGCGTGCGCGCATCCGCCGACGAAGCATTGAAACCGCTCAAACTCTCATGGAATGCGGGCGCCATCTGCACGGCGCCCGTGCCCGTCGCCGTGCAGCAGGGCTTTTTCCGCAAGCATGGCTTGCAGGTCGAACTGATCAACTTCGCGGGTTCGACCGACCAGCTGCTCGAAGCGATCGCTACGGGGAAATCCGACGCGGGTGTCGGCATGGCGCTGCGCTGGATCAAGCCGTTGGAGCAGGGATTCGATGTCAAGCTGACGGCGGGCATCCACGGCGGCTGCATGCGCCTGCTCGCGACGCGCGCATCGGGCATCGTCGATCTGCAAGGGTTGAAGGGCCGCACTGTCGGCGTGAGCGACATGGCGAGCCCGGCAAAGAACTTCTTCGCGGTCTCGCTGAAGAAGATCGGCGTCGATCCCGACAACGACGTGCACTGGCGCCAGTATCCGGCGCCGCTGCTGGGTGAAGCGCTGAAGAAGGGTGAAGTGCACGCGATCGCCGATGGCGACCCGACCATCTGGACATTGCGCGAGGCCGATCATCTGCAGGAAGTGTCGAACAACCTGTGCGGCGAGTATGCGAACCGCGTGTGTTGTGTGCTGGGCGTTCGTGGCTCCCTCGTCCGCAAGGACCGCGCGACGGCTCAGGCGCTGACGCAGGCCTTGCTGGAAGCCACCGAATGGACCGCGAATCATCCCGCCGAGGCCGCGGCGATCTTCGCGCCGAATGCGCCTGGCGCGAACGTCGCGCAACTGACGGAGATGTTGAAGAGCCACACGGATCACCATCATCCCGTGGGCGATGCCTTCAAGAAA